Part of the Desulfolutivibrio sulfoxidireducens genome is shown below.
GCGCAACACAGGGCCGTGGACGGCGTGGTGTTGCCGATGCCCATCTCGCCCATGCCCAGGCAGCGCACCCCGTCGGCCGCCGCCGCGTTGGCCAGGCCGATGCCCACCTCCACCGCCGCCTGGCACTGGGCCACGCTCATGGCCGGCCCCTTGGCCAGGTTGTGGGTGCCGGGCATGACCTTGGCCGACACCAGGGACGGATGGACGGCGAAGTCGCCGCCCGCGCACCCCGCGTCCACCACCACAAGCTGCACCCCGGCCGTGCGGGCCAGCACGTTGACCCCGGCCCCGCCGGCCAGGAAATTGGCCACCATCTGCCGGGTGACCTCCGAGGGAAAGGGGCTGACTCCCTCGGCCGTCACCCCGTGATCCCCGGCAAAGGTGTGGATGCGGGCCGGGTCCACCGCCGGACGCTCGCCGCCCGCGATGCAGAAAAGCCGGACCGCCTCCTCCTCCAGCCGCCCCAGGCTGCCCCGGGGCTTGGTCAGGTTGTCCAGATGGGCCTTGGCCTTTTTGCGAAGCGTGCCGTCCACCGGCGAGATCGCGGCCAGGGTGCGGGCGAGGATGTCGGGCATGGTCCCTCCTTCATGTGTGGCGAAACGTCGCGGCCGTGGTCAGCCCCGGGCCAACCGGGCCTGGCCCGTGGAATCCAGCGCGGCCTGCCAGAAATCGGAATCCGTATCGATGCGCCGGCGGTCGGCGCTGACCAGGGCCAAGGGCACGTGCACATAGCGGTCGTGCATGGAGCTGACCAGGAGTCCCGTCTTCCCGGCCATGCCCGCGTGCACCGCGTGCTGCCCCAGAAAGCCGCAATACACGGCGTCGGCGACGTTGGCCGGAACCGAACGGATGATATAGCTGGGGTCGATATATTTGAGGGTGATGGGCAGGCCCTTGTCCTTGAAATAGGCCTTGGCCTCCTTGATGATGAGCCCGCAGATGTCCCCGAGCACGGGATTGCCCGAGGCGTCGGTCTCGCCCGTGGGCGGCAGGAGGTGCTGCCCCGCGCCCTCGGCCACCACCACCACGGCATGTCCCCGGCGGGTCAGCCGGTCGTCCAGGGCCGCCAGGAACCCGCCCGGGCCATGGAGGGCGAAACGTTCCTCGGGGATGAGCACGAAGTTGACGTGCTTGAGGCCCATGGCCGCCGTGGCCGCGATGAATCCGGAGCTTCGGCCCATGAGCTTCAAAAGCCCGATGCCGTACGGCGCGCCCACAGCCTCGGTGTGGGCGCAGGCGATGGACTCGGTGGCCTTCTCCACAGCCGTGAGAAACCCGAAGGTCCGGGCCACGAAACGCATGTCGTTGTCGATGGTCTTGGGGATGCCCACCACGCCGATGGGCAGGCCCCGGGCCGCGATCTCCGCCACGATCGCGCCCGCCGCGCGCATGCCGCCCACGCCGCCGATGAGCACCAGGAAATTGATGTTCATGCGCTCCAGCGCGTCCACGATCTCCTCGATGGACTGGGGACCCCGCGAGGAGCCTAGAAGCGTGCCCCCGAACTCGTGGATGTCGGCCACGTTGCCCGGATGCAGTTCCATGACGTCGTGGCGGCAGGCCGGGATAAACCCCCGCAGACCGTAGCGGATGCCCAACGTGGCGGCCACGCCGTAGTTGTGGTGGGCCTCCATGACCACGGCCCGGATGACGTCGTTGATGCCCGGGCAGATGCCGCCGCAGGTGACGATGGCCACCTTGGTCTTGGCCGGGTCGAAAAAGATGCGCTCCCGGGGACCGGCCTCCTCGAAAAAAACCGGCGCGTCCCCGTGTTCCTCGGCCTCTTTTTTGGTTATGAAGGCGGATACGGACGGTTCGTCGGACACGAACCGGCCGCAGACCTTGGGGCAGGCCACATGTGGCTCGCCAAGCGTGGCAATGCGGACGTCCTCCGGGCCAAGCCGGGTGTTTCGGCCTGCCGTATCGTTTTCGTTCACCACGAGATTCCCCCGGCGTTCGGTGTTGCACTGGCTTCGGATCGCTTAGAACCACACCTACCGGCTTGCGCCGGTTCTGACAAGACACGACCCCAAACACTCCCCCACCCGGAGCGCGCGTGAACACCCATCCCCGGACCTCCATCTTCCTGCCTCCCCTGAACAAGACCGCCGGTGGCCTGGCCGTGCTCCTGCGTCTGGCCGCCTGCCTGGACCGGGCCGGCCATTCCGTGTTCCTGGCCCCCAGGGAGGTCGTCCCGGACGCCGTCCGGGAATACGCCCCGGACGTCCCCCTGGTCCCCTTTGAGGACCTGCGCCTGACGCCCAGCGACATCTGGCTCGTGCCCGAGGGCTGGCCCAACGCCCTGGCCCCGGGCCTTACGGCCAAGGCTCGCTGCGTCGTCTATTGCCAGAACTGGGCCTACCTCTTTAACGGCCTGCCCCAGGGCGTCACCTGGCGCGACCTGCCCGTGTCGTTTTTGGCCGTCTCCGACCCTGTGGCCCGGTTCATCGAACTGGCCACCGGCACGATTCCCCCCGTCCTACGCCCGGGCATCGACCTGGACCTTTTCGCCGCGCCCGCTGCAAAGCCGGAAGGGCCCGTGCGCGTGGCCTTCATGCCCCGAAAAAACAAGGCCCTGGCCGACCAGATACGAACCCTGTCCGCCGCCAGGACGCCCATGACCGGCCTGGACCTCCAGTTCGTGGAGATACGGGATATGACCCAGGCCCAGGTCGCCCAGACACTGGCCACATGCCACATCTTCCTGGCCTGCGGGTTCCCCGAGGGCTGCCCCCTGCCCCCACTGGAGGCCATGGCCTGCGGCTGCCTGGTGGTGGGCTACGCCGGCCTTGGCGGACTGGACTACCTGCGGCCCATCCCGCCCTCCACCGCACCGGCCTGGCCCCCCCTGCGCCCCACCCCATGGGGACCCAACGCCTTCGTCACCCCGGACGCCGACGTGGCCCAGACGGTTTTGGCCCTGGAGGCCGCCGCGCGCCTGATCCTGGAGAATGGTCCGGCCCTGGCCGAGGTGTCGCGAAACATGGGGGAGTGCGCCCGATCCTACAGCCTGGAGGCCCAGGCCGAGGCGGCGCGGGCGGTGTGGGGGGAGATGGGGTAAACCGATGGGGAGGAGGCGTCGCCTCCTCCCCATACCCCTCCATCACCAGGGGACAACGTCCCCTGGACCCCTTTCGCCGATTATGCTCTTTTTCGCCGCCCCGTTGAAAGTTTTCGGGGAGGGGAGAGGGTCCGGGAGAGGGGAACCCCCTTTTGAAAAAGGGGGTTCCCCTCTCCCGGCATCTTCCCGCGCCTTCCCGCGTCTTCCCGCATCTCCCCGCGTCTTCCTCCTCCCCTACTTGCACAGCCACAAGGCCGCGCCTTCGAGGTTGCGCAGGAGTTTCAGGCTGGTCGAGCCCACGATCTGGTCCATGAAGGCCTGGGGCCTGCCGCCGGTACGGCCGATAGCCACAGCGGCGAAGTTCTCGGTCTTGGCCATCTTGAGGATGGCCTGGGCCGGGTCCTTGGCGGTGATGGTCTTGTGGCGGACGCGGGTTGCGGCGATGCCGTTCTCGGCCAGGGCCTGCCGGGCCTTGGCGAAGAAGGGGGCGGGATCTTGGCCGTGTTCGTCGCGGATATGCAGCAGCGTGACGTCGTGGGCGGGTTCGTTGGCCAGGATGAAGCCCACATGGTCGGCGGCGCGCTGGCACTGGCTGGATTCGTCGAGGCAGACCAGGACGTCCTTGCGGTTTGGGTCCGGGTTGCGGCAGACCCAGATGGGGAAGCCGATGGCCTCCCACAGGATCTTGTGGGAGACGCTGTCGGAGAACATCTCATCGAACCAGGACAGGCCGCGGCGTCCGAGCACGGCGGCGTCGTAGAGTCCCTGTTCGCATTCCTTGATGATGTCCTTGACGATGCCCTGGTCCCCCCGGCAGGCTTTGACGAACACGTTCTTCTTGGGGAATCCCATGTCGAAAAGCCAGTTTCTGGCCTTTTCCATGGCCGGCAGGGCGGCGGCGGCGTCGCCCGACAGGCAGCGGGAGGGGGCGCTTTTTTCATGCCCGTGATGGCCGGCGTCATGACGCGGGTCCGTTTTCGGGGCCACGTAGAACAGGGTAAGCTTGACGTCCTCGCGACGGGAAAAAAAGCCGTACACGTAGCGCAGACTCAGTGACGAGGTGTATTCGTCGCCGATGGCGACCAGCAGATGTTTTTCCATGCGCTTTCCTTGAAAAATTGCGGTCACTCCCAGTGGAGACATTCCACGGGGCAGGTGTCGATGGCCTCCTGGACGCACAACAGGTCCGCGAGGTCCTCGTCGATCAGTTCGCACACCCCGTCTTCGCCCATTCGGAACACGCGGGGGCAGATGTCCATGCAGGCCTGGCAGCCGATGCATTCACCGGTGTCGATGAAAATTTTTGGCATGTGCGCATCCTCATGGGGCACGAAGACCGGGGCGGATGTCCGGGGCCGGACCGTGTGAGTGTTGCCGTCTTGCCGTCGGTCCGTCAAGCGGCGGCATGGCCCGGGGTGCGTGGCCGTCCGGGACGGGCTTGCGGGATGCCCCGTCCTGTCAGTCCTGTCAGCCTTGAGCTATGTCGGAAATGACCGTATGCTCGCCTGACAGCCAGTACCCCAAAGGAGAGCCCATGTCCGCGACCTTCACCGCCGGCCTGGTCCAGATGGCCCCGGCCAAGACCAAGGCCGCCTCCCTGCAAAAAGCCGCCTCCCTCGTCGCCGAGGCCGCCGCTGCCGGCGCATCCGTGATCTGCCTGCCCGAACTCTTCGCCACCCCCTACTTCTGCCGCACCCAGGACCACGCCGCCTTCGACCTGGCCGAACCCATCCCCGGCCCCACCACCCAGGCCCTGGCAAAAGCCGCCCGCGCCCACGACGCCACCGTCCTGGCGCCCCTTTTCGAACGCCGTGGTCCGGGCCTGTACCACAATTCCCTGGCTGTCCTCGGCCCGAACGGCGAACTGATCGGCATCTATCGCAAAATGCACATCCCCCACGACCCGGGCTTCGAGGAAAAATTCTACTTCACCCCCGGCGACCTGGGATTTCGGGCCTTCCCCACCCCCGACGGCACAATCGGCGCGCTCATCTGCTGGGACCAGTGGTTCCCCGAGGCCGCCCGGGCTACCGCCCTGCTCGGCGCGCTCATCCTCTTCTACCCCACGGCCATCGGCTGGCATCCGTCGGAAAAGGCCGAATTCGGACCCACCCAGCTCGACGCCTGGCAGACCGTGCAACGCGCCCACGCCATAACCAACGGCCTCTATGTCGCCGCCGTCAACCGCGTCGGGACCGAAGGCAAAGGCAAAAACCACGGCGGAACCCTCGAATTCTGGGGATCGTCCTTCGTGGCCGACCCCATGGGCCGGATCATCGCAAAGGCCCCCACCGACGCCGAAACCATCCTCACCGCCGACATCGACCCCGCCTTTGTGGAACAAACCCGCCGTCACTGGCCGTTTCTGCGCGACCGCCGCATCGACGCCTACGACGGCCTGCTGGACCTGTGGGCGGATTAGGCGGCGTTGGGGAGGAGGCTCCGCCTCCTCCCCAAACCCCTCCTCCGCCGGGGGGAATGATTCCCCCGAGCCCGGCCGACCAGCCCGACCGGCCCTGGCCCATACACGAAAACACCCAACGAGAGACATGATAATGAAAAGAAACATCTACTTGAAGATGATCCCCCTGGAAGAGGCCGTGGACCTGGCCAAAAACTCCCTCCACCGCGAGGCCCTTCTCGGCGTCGAGTCCGTGCCCGTGCAGTTCGCCGCCGGCCGCGTCACCGCCGAACCGGTCATCGCCAGATATTCCTCCCCCACCTTCCACGGCGCGGCCATGGACGGCATCGCCGTTCGCGCCGAGAGCACCTTCGCCGCCCGCGAGGGCGCGCCTGTGCGCCTGGAACCCGGCCGCGACTTCGCCTTCGTCAACACCGGCAACCGCCTGCCCGACGGCATGAACGCGGTGATCATGATCGAAAACGTGGTCATGGACGGGGAAACCGCCTGCATCGAGGCCCCGGCCGCGCCCTGGTCCCACGTGCGCCGCATCGGCGAGGACATCGTGGCCACGGAGATGATCCTGCCCCGCCACCGCCGCGTCACCCCCTACGACGTGGGCGCGCTTTTGTCCTGCGGGGTTTACGAGATCGCGGCCTACGAGACCGTGCGCATCGTGATCATCCCCACCGGCGACGAGATCATGGATTACACCTCGCGCCCCGATCCCGGCCCCGGCCAGGTGGTGGAGAGCAACGCCATGATGCTGTGCGCCCTGGCCGAGTCCATGGGGTTTTCCGCCCGGCGCGTGCCGCCCGTGCCCGACGACCCCGAGGCGCTGGCCCGGGCCTTCGAGGCCGCGCTCGAATCGGACGCCCACGCCGTGGTGCTGGTGGCCGGGTCCTCGGCCGGGAGCAAGGATTTTTCCCGGACCACCATCGCCCGCTTCGGCGAGGTGCTGGTGCACGGCGTGGCGGCCATGCCTGGCAAGCCGTCGA
Proteins encoded:
- the cobT gene encoding nicotinate-nucleotide--dimethylbenzimidazole phosphoribosyltransferase; amino-acid sequence: MPDILARTLAAISPVDGTLRKKAKAHLDNLTKPRGSLGRLEEEAVRLFCIAGGERPAVDPARIHTFAGDHGVTAEGVSPFPSEVTRQMVANFLAGGAGVNVLARTAGVQLVVVDAGCAGGDFAVHPSLVSAKVMPGTHNLAKGPAMSVAQCQAAVEVGIGLANAAAADGVRCLGMGEMGIGNTTPSTALCCAYLGFTPLEIAGPGAGLDPAGVRKKAEVVRQALWANDTAVSGGDALDILAALGGLEIAGLTGLALGAAANRMPLVVDGFISTAAYVAAWKMHQDVADYAFFSHASAEPGHMRVMEALGAKPLLHLDMRLGEGTGAAMAIFVLRCAAAIFNEMATFEKAGVSGRK
- a CDS encoding ATP-dependent 6-phosphofructokinase, with the protein product MNENDTAGRNTRLGPEDVRIATLGEPHVACPKVCGRFVSDEPSVSAFITKKEAEEHGDAPVFFEEAGPRERIFFDPAKTKVAIVTCGGICPGINDVIRAVVMEAHHNYGVAATLGIRYGLRGFIPACRHDVMELHPGNVADIHEFGGTLLGSSRGPQSIEEIVDALERMNINFLVLIGGVGGMRAAGAIVAEIAARGLPIGVVGIPKTIDNDMRFVARTFGFLTAVEKATESIACAHTEAVGAPYGIGLLKLMGRSSGFIAATAAMGLKHVNFVLIPEERFALHGPGGFLAALDDRLTRRGHAVVVVAEGAGQHLLPPTGETDASGNPVLGDICGLIIKEAKAYFKDKGLPITLKYIDPSYIIRSVPANVADAVYCGFLGQHAVHAGMAGKTGLLVSSMHDRYVHVPLALVSADRRRIDTDSDFWQAALDSTGQARLARG
- a CDS encoding glycosyltransferase family 4 protein, encoding MNTHPRTSIFLPPLNKTAGGLAVLLRLAACLDRAGHSVFLAPREVVPDAVREYAPDVPLVPFEDLRLTPSDIWLVPEGWPNALAPGLTAKARCVVYCQNWAYLFNGLPQGVTWRDLPVSFLAVSDPVARFIELATGTIPPVLRPGIDLDLFAAPAAKPEGPVRVAFMPRKNKALADQIRTLSAARTPMTGLDLQFVEIRDMTQAQVAQTLATCHIFLACGFPEGCPLPPLEAMACGCLVVGYAGLGGLDYLRPIPPSTAPAWPPLRPTPWGPNAFVTPDADVAQTVLALEAAARLILENGPALAEVSRNMGECARSYSLEAQAEAARAVWGEMG
- a CDS encoding universal stress protein is translated as MEKHLLVAIGDEYTSSLSLRYVYGFFSRREDVKLTLFYVAPKTDPRHDAGHHGHEKSAPSRCLSGDAAAALPAMEKARNWLFDMGFPKKNVFVKACRGDQGIVKDIIKECEQGLYDAAVLGRRGLSWFDEMFSDSVSHKILWEAIGFPIWVCRNPDPNRKDVLVCLDESSQCQRAADHVGFILANEPAHDVTLLHIRDEHGQDPAPFFAKARQALAENGIAATRVRHKTITAKDPAQAILKMAKTENFAAVAIGRTGGRPQAFMDQIVGSTSLKLLRNLEGAALWLCK
- a CDS encoding ferredoxin, which produces MPKIFIDTGECIGCQACMDICPRVFRMGEDGVCELIDEDLADLLCVQEAIDTCPVECLHWE
- a CDS encoding carbon-nitrogen hydrolase; translated protein: MSATFTAGLVQMAPAKTKAASLQKAASLVAEAAAAGASVICLPELFATPYFCRTQDHAAFDLAEPIPGPTTQALAKAARAHDATVLAPLFERRGPGLYHNSLAVLGPNGELIGIYRKMHIPHDPGFEEKFYFTPGDLGFRAFPTPDGTIGALICWDQWFPEAARATALLGALILFYPTAIGWHPSEKAEFGPTQLDAWQTVQRAHAITNGLYVAAVNRVGTEGKGKNHGGTLEFWGSSFVADPMGRIIAKAPTDAETILTADIDPAFVEQTRRHWPFLRDRRIDAYDGLLDLWAD